In the genome of Populus nigra chromosome 9, ddPopNigr1.1, whole genome shotgun sequence, one region contains:
- the LOC133703484 gene encoding uncharacterized protein LOC133703484, translating into MGGGFRVLHLVRPFLSFLPEVQSADRKIPFREKVIYTVIALFIFLVCSQLPLYGIHSTTGADPFYWMRVILASNRGTVMELGITPIVTSGLVMQLLAGSKIIEVDNNVREDRALLNGAQKLLGILIAVGEAVAYVLSGMYGSVGQLGVGNAILIIIQLCFAGIIVICLDELLQKGYGLGSGISLFIATNICENIIWKAFSPTTINSGRGAEFEGAVIALFHLLITRTDKVRALREAFYRQNLPNVTNLLATVLIFLIVIYFQGFRVVLPVRSKNARGQQGSYPIKLFYTSNMPIILQSALVSNLYFISQLLYRRYSGNFLVNLLGKWKESEYSGGQFVPVGGLAYYITAPSSLADMAANPFHALFYFVFMLSACALFSKTWIEVSGSSARDVAKQLKEQQMVMPGHRESNLQKELNRYIPTAAAFGGICIGALTVLADFMGAIGSGTGILLAVTIIYQYFETFEKEKASELGFFGF; encoded by the exons atgggaGGTGGATTTAGGGTGCTTCATCTTGTCAGACCATTTCTGTCATTTCTTCCTGAAGTTCAGAGTGCTGACAGAAAAATTCCGTTTCGTGAGAAGGTCATATACACCGTGAttgctctttttattttcttggtgtGCAGTCAACTCCCATTGTATGGTATTCATTCGACAACCGGTGCGGATCCTTTCTACTGGATGCGTGTTATTCTTGCATCCAACCGTGGTACTGTCATGGAGCTTGGTATCACTCCAATTGTGACATCTGGGCTAGTAATGCAACTGCTTGCTGGCTCAAAGATCATTGAAGTGGACAACAACGTCCGTGAAGATCGTGCACTGTT AAACGGTGCGCAGAAGTTGCTAGGTATCCTGATAGCTGTTGGTGAAGCGGTGGCATATGTGCTCTCAGGGATGTATGGCAGTGTTGGCCAACTTGGGGTAGGAAATGCCATTCTTATCATTATTCAGCTTTGTTTTGCTGGGATCATTGTGATATGTTTGGACGAGCTTCTTCAGAAAGGATATGGTTTAGGCTCTGGAATTTCCCTTTTCATAGCAACCAATATCTG TGAAAACATTATCTGGAAAGCATTTAGTCCAACCACCATCAATAGTGGGCGTGGTGCTGAATTTGAAGGAGCTGTCATTGCTTTATTCCATCTGCTGATAACCCGAACAGACAAAGTTCGTGCTCTCCGAGAGGCATTTTACAGGCAGAATCTTCCAAATGTGACAAATCTTCTCGCTACAGTCTTGATCTTTCTCATTGTCATCTACTTCCAAGGGTTCCGTGTGGTTTTACCTGTGAGGTCAAAGAATGCTCGTGGGCAGCAGGGTTCATATCCAATCAAGCTGTTCTACACCTCTAACATGCCCATTATTTTGCAGTCTGCTCTTGTATCGAACCTGTACTTCATCTCCCAG TTGTTGTACAGGAGGTACAGTGGAAACTTCCTTGTGAATCTTTTGGGCAAATGGAAGGAATCTGAATATTCAGGTGGTCAGTTTGTCCCTGTCGGCGGCCTTGCGTATTATATCACTGCACCCTCAAG CTTAGCTGATATGGCGGCAAATCCTTTCCATGCACTTTTctattttgtgtttatgttgtcaGCATGTGCTCTGTTCTCAAAAACTTGGATTGAAGTATCTGGATCATCTGCTAGAGATGTAGCCAAGCAGCTCAAG GAACAACAAATGGTTATGCCTGGGCATCGCGAGTCCAACTTACAGAAAGAGTTGAACCGTTACATACCCACTGCTGCAGCTTTTGGAGGCATTTGCATTGGTGCActgacagtgttggcagatttcATGGGAGCTATCGGCTCAGGAACAGGAATACTACTCGCAGTTACAATAATTTATCAGTACTTTGAGACCTTTGAGAAGGAAAAGGCCAGCGAACTTGGCTTCTTTGGTTTCTAA
- the LOC133702820 gene encoding uncharacterized protein LOC133702820, whose product MRRSHSYCTSVLAVLSLVCTFQFQAHAAPPAPLVKHLSSLLKWTTTVASLKTPQSDENVLQFEDGYLVETVVKGNAMGVVPYKIRLSEDGELYAVDEVNSNVVKITPPLSQYSRARLVAGSFQGYTGHIDGKPNEVRFNHPRGLTMDDKGNIYVADTLNHAIRKIGDAGVTTIAGGNSNVAGFRDGPSESAKFSNDFDVVYVHSTCSLLVVDRGNAALRQISLNQEDCDYQSSSFTMTDVLMVVGAVLIGYATCMLQLGFGSSSSSRMQQSSESEYEEKSSKEKPIPIVDNMKEEPKWPSFGQLFIDLSKLALEALVGILLSFVPSWYRPGGARKGLTPLKDSLIMPDDEVEPPSVQRQSTPAPVSENRQVHTPTTSDKYSEMKPQKIKSASFKDPSPLSKHRSSKQQEYAEFYGSGEVPSHGRSKSHKEKSRHRQRDKSGEVVFGAVGADPKPAEMNPVDYNNPKFNHYNNRSKYGSDSLYRF is encoded by the exons ATGAGAAGATCCCATTCCTACTGTACTTCAGTTCTAGCAGTTCTTTCTTTAGTTTGTACATTTCAGTTCCAAGCTCATGCTGCTCctccag CGCCATTGGTTAAGCACTTGTCTTCTCTTCTCAAATGGACCACCACCGTGGCGTCCTTGAAAACACCCCAATCAG ATGAGAATGTTCTTCAATTTGAGGATGGATACTTAGTTGAGACTGTTGTAAAAGGAAATGCAATGGGAGTGGTTCCTTACAAAATCCGCTTATCTGAAGATGGTGAACTATATGCTGTCGATGAAGTTAATAGCAACGTTGTTAAGATCACTCCACCTTTGTCCCAAT ATAGTAGAGCAAGACTGGTGGCCGGCTCATTTCAGGGTTATACAGGACATATTGACGGAAAACCAAACGAAGTTCGTTTTAATCATCCCAGAGGTCTAACCATGGATGATAAAGGAAACATATATGTTGCTGATACTTTGAATCATGCCATCAGAAAGATTGGAGATGCAG GTGTCACAACCATTGCTGGGGGGAATTCAAATGTTGCAGGTTTTAGAGATGGACCCAGCGAAAGTGCCAAATTCtcaaatgattttgatgtggtGTATGTTCACTCTACCTGTTCCTTGTTAGTTGTTGATAGAGGAAATGCTGCGCTTCGGCAAATCTCTCTCAACCAAGAGGATTGTGATTATCAGTCCAGTTCATTTACTATGACAG ATGTGCTTATGGTCGTTGGTGCTGTCCTGATTGGATATGCTACGTGCATGCTTCAGCTGGGGTTTGGGTCTTCTTCCTCCTCAAGAATG CAACAATCTTCAGAGAGTGAATATGAAGAGAAATCAAGTAAGGAGAAACCCATTCCTATCGTGGACAACATGAAAGAGGAGCCCAAGTGGCCATCTTTTGGACAGCTTTTCATTGATCTGTCTAAGCTTGCTCTTGAAGCATTGGTTGGTATACTCCTCTCTTTTGTTCCTTCTTGGTACAGACCAGGTGGAGCAAGAAAAGGCCTCACCCCATTGAAAGATTCTCTAATTATGCCTGACGATGAAGTTGAGCCTCCATCAGTTCAAAGGCAGAGTACTCCTGCTCCTGTATCTGAAAATCGCCAGGTCCATACTCCAACTACAAGTGATAAGTACTCAGAAATGAAGCCACAGAAGATCAAGTCTGCTAGTTTTAAGGATCCTTCTCCATTGAGCAAACACCGGTCTTCAAAACAACAAGAATATGCAGAATTCTATGGATCAGGTGAGGTTCCTTCTCATGGCAGGTCAAAGAGccacaaagaaaaatcaagacatCGCCAACGAGATAAGAGTGGAGAGGTGGTTTTTGGAGCTGTGGGGGCTGACCCAAAACCTGCTGAGATGAATCCTGTGGATTACAATAATCCAAAATTCAACCATTACAATAACAGAAGCAAGTATGGATCTGACAGTTTGTACCGATTTTGA